Part of the Streptomyces sp. f51 genome is shown below.
GATCACCACTGGCGACGAGCAGATCATCAAGGCCTCGCTGAAGGACGGCGAGAAGGTTGACGGCAGCTCGAAGATCCAGGCGAGCTACATCGGCGACCAGGGCGTGGCCCTGGCCAACACGCTCCAGGACAAGTACCAGAACAAGCAGATCCCGGACGGGTACACCGTCTCGCCGTCCAAGCAGAACCCCTTCGTGGGCATCCTGCTGTCTCTGCTTCCCTTCGTCCTCATCGTCGTCGTCTTCCTGTTCCTGATGAACCAGATGCAGGGCGGCGGCTCCCGGGTCATGAACTTCGGGAAGTCCAAGGCGAAGCTCATCACCAAGGACACCCCGAAGACGACCTTCTCGGACGTCGCAGGTTCGGACGAGGCGGTCGAGGAGCTCCAGGAGATCAAGGAGTTCCTCCAGGAGCCGGCGAAGTTCCAGGCGGTCGGCGCGAAGATCCCCAAGGGTGTCCTGCTGTACGGGCCTCCCGGTACGGGCAAGACGCTCCTCGCGCGCGCCGTCGCGGGCGAGGCAGGCGTTCCCTTCTACTCGATCTCCGGTTCCGACTTCGTCGAGATGTTCGTCGGTGTCGGTGCCTCCCGAGTCCGTGACCTGTTCGAGCAGGCCAAGGCGAACGCCCCGGCGATCGTCTTCGTCGACGAGATCGACGCGGTCGGCCGCCATCGCGGCGCCGGCCTCGGCGGCGGTCACGACGAGCGCGAGCAGACCCTCAACCAGCTGCTCGTCGAGATGGACGGCTTCGACGTGAAGGGCGGCGTCATCCTGATCGCCGCCACGAACCGGCCCGACATCCTCGACCCGGCCCTCCTGCGCCCCGGCCGCTTCGACCGCCAGATCGCGGTCGACCGCCCGGACATGCAGGGCCGTCTGGAGATCCTCAAGGTTCACCAGAAGGGCAAGCCGGTCGCTCCGGACGTGGACCTGTCCGCGGTGGCACGCCGGACCCCCGGCTTCACCGGCGCCGACCTGGCGAACGTGCTGAACGAAGCGGCGCTGCTCACCGCGCGCAGCAACCAGA
Proteins encoded:
- the ftsH gene encoding ATP-dependent zinc metalloprotease FtsH, which gives rise to MDVKRYFRGPVMWIVLAVLAVVVLMQVVGSSGGYKTVDTGQVVQAINDNKVQSAKITTGDEQIIKASLKDGEKVDGSSKIQASYIGDQGVALANTLQDKYQNKQIPDGYTVSPSKQNPFVGILLSLLPFVLIVVVFLFLMNQMQGGGSRVMNFGKSKAKLITKDTPKTTFSDVAGSDEAVEELQEIKEFLQEPAKFQAVGAKIPKGVLLYGPPGTGKTLLARAVAGEAGVPFYSISGSDFVEMFVGVGASRVRDLFEQAKANAPAIVFVDEIDAVGRHRGAGLGGGHDEREQTLNQLLVEMDGFDVKGGVILIAATNRPDILDPALLRPGRFDRQIAVDRPDMQGRLEILKVHQKGKPVAPDVDLSAVARRTPGFTGADLANVLNEAALLTARSNQKLIDNSMLDEAIDRVVAGPQKRTRIMSDKEKKITAYHEGGHALVAAASPNSDPVHKITILSRGRALGYTMVLPDEDKYSTTRNEMLDQLAYMLGGRAAEELVFHDPTTGAANDIEKATATARAMVTQYGMTERLGAIKFGGDNTEPFLGREMSHPRDYSEEVAALVDEEVKKLIENAHNEAWEILVENRDVLDQLVLQLLEKETLSKEQIAEVFAPIVKRPARPAWTGSSRRTPSTRPPVLSPKELSLTNGANGSTASIATATESVPATETAPEDRTDS